Proteins encoded by one window of Acinonyx jubatus isolate Ajub_Pintada_27869175 chromosome X, VMU_Ajub_asm_v1.0, whole genome shotgun sequence:
- the ZCCHC12 gene encoding zinc finger CCHC domain-containing protein 12, with protein MASIIARMGNSRRQNAPLPPWAHSMLRSLGRSLGPLMASVAERNMKLFSGRVVPAQGEETFENWLIQVNGALPDWNMSEEEKLKRLLKTLRGPAREVMLLLQAANPNLSVADFLRAMKLVFGESESSVSAHGKFFNTLQAQGEKASLYVIRLEVQLQNAIQAGIIAQKDANQTRLHQLLLGAELNGDLRFRLKHLLRMYANEQERLPSFLELIKMVREEEDWDDTFLKQKRPKRSESLVERATSLMAFQGSPQIVVGSPDCNVIEIDDALDDSDEDVILVESPDPPLSFTASPLPRRRARPRDQVLVIDSPDSLSSSRAQSPSTSGGSGHKNDGSRHLRRTRKRKHTIRCSYCGEEGHSKETCDNDSSRAQVFENLIITLQELTHTEEEGPREAPGQQDDPSELQ; from the coding sequence ATGGCTAGCATCATTGCGCGCATGGGTAATAGCCGGCGGCAGAACGCACCCTTGCCGCCCTGGGCCCATTCTATGCTGAGGTCCCTGGGGAGAAGCCTCGGCCCTTTAATGGCCAGCGTGGCAGAGAGAAATATGAAGTTGTTCTCGGGGAGGGTGGTGCCAGCCCAGGGGGAAGAAACCTTTGAAAACTGGCTCATCCAAGTCAATGGGGCCCTGCCGGATTGGAATATGTCTGAGGAGGAGAAGCTCAAGCGCTTGCTGAAAACGCTTCGAGGCCCCGCCAGGGAGGTCATGCTTTTGCTGCAGGCGGCCAACCCCAATCTAAGTGTGGCCGATTTCTTGCGTGCCATGAAATTGGTGTTTGGAGAATCGGAAAGCAGTGTGTCGGCTCACGGTAAATTTTTTAACACCTTGCAGGCGCAAGGGGAGAAAGCCTCCCTTTATGTGATCCGTTTAGAGGTGCAGCTCCAGAATGCTATTCAGGCGGGGATCATAGCTCAGAAAGATGCAAACCAGACCCGCCTGCACCAGCTCCTTTTAGGGGCCGAGCTGAACGGGGACCTGCGCTTTAGGCTGAAGCATCTTCTCAGGATGTATGCAAATGAGCAGGAGCGCCTCCCCAGTTTCCTCGAGTTGATCAAGATGGTCAGGGAGGAAGAGGATTGGGATGACACTTTCCTTAAACAGAAACGGCCCAAAAGATCCGAGTCACTGGTGGAGAGGGCCACCAGCCTGATGGCATTTCAGGGCTCCCCGCAGATAGTGGTCGGCAGTCCCGACTGCAACGTGATAGAGATAGATGATGCCCTCGATGACTCAGATGAGGATGTGATCCTGGTGGAGTCTCCGGACCCTCCACTGTCATTCACGGCTTCTCCGCTCCCCAGACGCAGGGCCAGACCTCGGGACCAAGTGCTAGTCATCGATTCCCCTGATTCCCTTAGCAGTTCCCGGGCTCAGTCTCCTTCCACCAGCGGGGGTTCTGGGCATAAGAATGATGGTTCTAGGCACCTGCGTAGAACCAGGAAGCGAAAACACACAATCCGCTGCTCCTACTGCGGTGAGGAGGGCCACTCAAAGGAAACCTGTGACAATGACAGCAGCCGGGCCCAGGTGTTTGAGAATCTGATCATCACCCTGCAGGAGCTGACCCATACAGAGGAGGAGGGACCCAGAGAGGCCCCTGGCCAACAAGATGACCCTTCTGAGCTGCAGTGA